The DNA window CCTACACGGCGGCGAGCGCACATGTCACGGCGGACGACGTCGCCTCGGACGGCGTCGGCGAAACCGTGCGCTACACGGGCTCCGGCGAAGTGCGGATCGCGGCGCTGCTCTGGCCGGGATGGCGGGCCACCGTCGACGGACACCAGGTGCAGTTGAAGGGCACTGATGTCGGGATCATCAAGGTTCTGCTTCCGCGGTCCCGCGCGGGCGGCAGCACGCTGAAGCTCAGCTTCCGGCCGCCGGGCTACAAGATCGGGCAGGCGATGGCGCTGCTCGGGCTGGGTCTGGCGGCGCTGATCATCGCGCTGTGGTACCGCGGCAAGCGGCGGCTCCGGATCAGCGGGGCAGCCGCTGGCACTTCGGACAGAAGTAGCTCGACCGATTCATGAAGGACTCGCGCCTGATCGGCGTGCCGCAGCGTTCGCAGGGTTCTCCTTCGCGACCGTAGGCGTGCAGCGACCGGGCGAAGTAGCCGCTCTCGCCGTTGACGTTCACGTAGAGGCTGTCGAAGGACGTGCCGCCGACGGCGAGGGCGGCGGTCATCACCTCGCGCGCGCCCTGGAGCACCCGGTCGGTGTCGGGGCGGCGCATCTTCGAGGTGGGCCGGTCGTAGTGCAGGCGCGCGAGCCACAGGGCCTCGTCGGCGTAGATGTTGCCGATGCCGCTGACGCGGGTCTGGTCCAGCAGGGCACGCTTCAGGCCGGTGTCGCGGCGGCGCAGTTCGCTGTGGAAGTGGTCGACGTCGAACTCGGGGTCCAGGACGTCGCGCGCGATGTGCGTGACCGAGGCGGGGACGATGACGCCGTGCCGGTCCTGCTCCAGCTTCTCCAGGGCCATGCCGCCGAAGGTGCGCTGGTCCACGAAGCGGAGTTCGGGGCCGTTGTCGGTGAAGGTGAAACGGATGCGGAGATGCTTCTCGTCGGGCGTGCCCGCGGGCTGGACCAGGAGTTGGCCGCTCATGCCGAGGTGGCCGGTCACGGCCTCGCCGACACTGACGCTGCCCTGGCCGCCCGCGCCGCCCTCGCCGAGCGGCAGCCACAGGAACTTGCCGCGGCGTTCGGCGCTGAGCAGGGTGAGCCCGGCGACG is part of the Catenulispora sp. EB89 genome and encodes:
- the mutM gene encoding bifunctional DNA-formamidopyrimidine glycosylase/DNA-(apurinic or apyrimidinic site) lyase, translating into MPELPEVEVVRRGLERWAVGRTVATAEVLHERATRRHADGPEAFAAHVAGLTLLSAERRGKFLWLPLGEGGAGGQGSVSVGEAVTGHLGMSGQLLVQPAGTPDEKHLRIRFTFTDNGPELRFVDQRTFGGMALEKLEQDRHGVIVPASVTHIARDVLDPEFDVDHFHSELRRRDTGLKRALLDQTRVSGIGNIYADEALWLARLHYDRPTSKMRRPDTDRVLQGAREVMTAALAVGGTSFDSLYVNVNGESGYFARSLHAYGREGEPCERCGTPIRRESFMNRSSYFCPKCQRLPR